The DNA sequence CCACACCGTGATCCCCGGCCATAACCAGCACCGCTTTACCGCTGATTTGAGGTACAGGAGTACCCATGATACCGGCTATTTGAATCGCAACCTCTTCCAACACCCCTAAACTTCCCGGCGGTTTAGTGAGGCTGTTTTGCCGCTCTTGGGCCGCCGTCATGGCCTCCTCATTGAGGTCGCCGATTTGAGCGATTAATTTTTCTAGCATAAATGTGGATTCCTCCTTTTGCAGCTGCTTAACAATAAAGCAATGAGCAGGCAAATATCCGCTCGAAGCAAACATAGAATAAAGAAGCGCCCCAAGGCGCTCGATTTCTAGAAGTTACGGTAACTGTCCCGCCTATTTCTTACCGTTAGGACTTGGGCAATTTCTTTTTCCAATTTGATCATGACTCGCCAGTCTCCTACGCGTAAACGCCAGCAGTTGCTCGCTCCCTGGATTTTCTTCAGATCTAGCGGTGGTATGCCTTCCTGCAAGTTATGTAGGGCATCGATAATACGTTTTCGCGTTGCTTTGTTTAATTCTGTTAGGTCCTTTTGACTTTTCTTGCTTAGCTGGACCTTCATGAAATAAGCTCCTTGGTTACATCGTCTAGGTTGTCATACTTCCCTTCGGTAAATTGCACTTCCCCCTCATGGATAGCCTCCAACTCTTGTTCCGTAAGGGGCTCATCATCATAAGGTGCTTTTAAGAAAGCCTGCAGTACAGGGTCTCTGGCTCTGC is a window from the Bacillota bacterium genome containing:
- a CDS encoding nicotinate-nucleotide--dimethylbenzimidazole phosphoribosyltransferase, with product MLEKLIAQIGDLNEEAMTAAQERQNSLTKPPGSLGVLEEVAIQIAGIMGTPVPQISGKAVLVMAGDHGV
- a CDS encoding type II toxin-antitoxin system RelE/ParE family toxin, yielding MKVQLSKKSQKDLTELNKATRKRIIDALHNLQEGIPPLDLKKIQGASNCWRLRVGDWRVMIKLEKEIAQVLTVRNRRDSYRNF